The following proteins are co-located in the Vigna unguiculata cultivar IT97K-499-35 chromosome 9, ASM411807v1, whole genome shotgun sequence genome:
- the LOC114163832 gene encoding plant intracellular Ras-group-related LRR protein 9-like, with protein sequence MDPNPRTFPILSYVMSRLPSLTPRPAAAAANSDSDQFDVEQPRAPEIVGQMPHLADPDLMASMGRAVSQVVQARTVLNLIGERPTHEEVDSARARLAEIEAQLSHELEEIVLQARPAEMEIHGWRAHQAEKERECRERAETEKRIWKSVLQLDEMHEAYEKVLKDAEKRLVKMYESKEDGDGDVVGDEVNEEVVGILQEAYGKGMERLNLSARQLKLLPEAFGRIPGLLVFDLSANQLSAIPDSIAGLQNLEELNLSSNLLESLPDSIGLLQKLKLLNVSGNKLTALPDTICHCRSLVELDVSFNSLSYLPTNIGYELPNLQKLMIQLNKIRSLPSSICELKSLRYLDAHFNELHGLPIAIGRMTNLEVLNLSSNFSDLKELPETFGDLTNLRELDLSNNQIHALPDTFGRLDNLTKLNLEQNPLELPPMEIVNQGVEAVKGFMAKRWLDILLEEERRNSQEMQEQEQGGWLTRSTSWLKNVSGNVIGYIGTAVGTPMTPKSPRDAYLDQQL encoded by the exons ATGGATCCCAACCCTCGAACCTTTCCCATCCTCTCCTACGTCATGTCTCGCCTCCCTTCTCTCACTCCCAGACCAGCCGCCGCCGCCGCGAACTCCGACTCCGACCAGTTCGACGTCGAGCAGCCGCGGGCCCCGGAGATCGTGGGCCAAATGCCGCACCTCGCCGACCCGGACCTCATGGCTTCCATGGGCCGGGCCGTATCCCAGGTGGTCCAGGCCCGAACGGTCCTGAACCTGATCGGGGAGCGGCCCACGCACGAGGAAGTCGACAGCGCCAGGGCCAGGCTGGCGGAGATCGAGGCCCAGCTGTCCCACGAGCTGGAGGAGATCGTGCTCCAGGCCCGGCCCGCGGAGATGGAGATTCACGGGTGGCGGGCCCACCAGGCCGAGAAGGAGAGGGAGTGCCGGGAGCGGGCGGAGACGGAGAAGCGAATCTGGAAGTCGGTGCTGCAGCTGGACGAGATGCACGAGGCGTACGAGAAGGTTCTGAAGGACGCGGAGAAGCGGTTGGTGAAAATGTACGAGTCGAAGGAAGATGGTGATGGCGATGTTGTTGGCGACGAAGTGAACGAAGAGGTTGTGGGAATTCTGCAAGAGGCCTATGGCAAGGGAATGGAACGCCTCAATCTTTCTGCTCGCCAATTGAAGCTCTTGCCTGAAGCATTTGGTCGAATTCCTGGCTTGCTCGTCTTTGATCTTTCTGCCAATCAACTCTCG GCTATTCCTGATTCAATAGCTGGACTGCAAAACCTTGAGGAGCTTAATCTGTCTTCAAATCTTTTGGAGTCTCTGCCAGATTCAATTGGGTTATTACAAAAGTTGAAGTTGCTCAATGTCTCTGGAAACAAGCTGACTGCGCTTCCTGATACCATCTGTCACTGCAG GTCATTGGTTGAGTTGGATGTAAGCTTTAACAGTCTATCATATTTGCCAACAAACATTGGATATGAATTACCGAACTTGCAGAAACTCATGATTCAGTTGAACAAGATTCGATCTCTTCCCTCATCTATCTGTGAGTTGAAGTCCTTGCGCTATTTAGATGCTCATTTTAATGAGCTACATGGGCTTCCCATTGCAATTGGGAGAATGACCAATCTTGAGGTTCTCAACCTGAGCAGTAACTTCAGTGACCTGAAAGAACTACCAGAGACATTTGGTGATTTGACTAACCTCAGGGAATTGGATCTCAGCAATAATCAGATTCATGCGCTTCCTGATACATTTGGGCGCCTTGATAATTTGACCAAGCTAAACCTGGAGCAGAATCCTCTTGAATTGCCACCAATGGAGATTGTAAATCAAGGGGTTGAAGCCGTAAAGGGGTTTATGGCCAAGAGGTGGCTTGATATATTGTTGGAGGAGGAGAGGAGAAACAGCCAAGAAATGCAAGAACAAGAACAGGGTGGTTGGTTAACACGAAGCACCTCCTGGTTGAAGAATGTTTCTGGAAATGTAATTGGGTATATTGGAACTGCCGTTGGAACTCCTATGACGCCCAAATCTCCCAGAGATGCATATCTTGATCAGCAGTTATGA
- the LOC114196047 gene encoding UDP-glycosyltransferase 87A1-like, translating to MEFAVAENVGLRGHVVAMPYPSQGHVNSMINLCNQLASLQTSILITIVVTQEWLGLIASNPKPTNIHFATIPNVIPLQSQIASDITAFFQAAVTNLQPPFRRLLHRLHPTVTALLADVELQFPVAVARRMNIPVALLWTMSASFFLSLHQLRNLVPNGALKADLLDDCEEHIPGISPAQLSDLRTVLRENDLRFLQLELECISEVPKADCVIVNSVQGLEAEAIGSLRAMFHLPIYPIAFPYFKPQASHSVSNSDYNFDYLNWLDSQPAMSVLYISLGSFLSVSCAQMNETVSALKTSGVRYLWVVRGEVSWLKDKCGDKGLVVPWCDQLKVLSHPSVGGFWSHCGWNSTLEAVFAGIPMLTFPLFFDQVPNSRQILEVWKNGWELKRSELGSEELVTEKEILEVIGEFMDVEKGKELRERVLELKGICEQAVAEGGSSNMNLNALIKDVLCIQGGHSASEEC from the exons ATGGAATTTGCAGTTGCAGAAAATGTTGGATTAAGAGGACACGTGGTGGCCATGCCTTACCCTAGCCAGGGACACGTAAACTCCATGATCAACCTCTGCAACCAACTTGCTTCACTTCAAACTTCCATTCTCATCACCATTGTCGTCACACAAGAATGGCTTGGCTTAATCGCCTCCAACCCTAAGCCCACCAACATTCACTTCGCCACCATCCCCAACGTTATCCCTCTCCAATCTCAGATTGCCTCCGATATCACTGCTTTCTTCCAAGCTGCCGTCACCAACCTCCAACCTCCCTTCCGCCGCCTCCTCCACCGCCTTCACCCCACCGTCACCGCCCTCCTCGCCGACGTAGAGCTCCAATTCCCAGTCGCCGTCGCACGCCGCATGAATATTCCGGTCGCGCTGCTTTGGACCATGTCGGCTTCCTTTTTCCTCAGCTTACATCAACTACGAAACTTGGTTCCAAACGGAGCTTTGAAGGCTGATCTTTTAG ATGATTGTGAAGAGCATATACCAGGAATTTCTCCGGCACAATTGTCTGATCTTCGAACAGTGCTTCGTGAGAATGACTTGAGGTTTCTGCAACTTGAGTTGGAATGCATTTCAGAAGTGCCGAAAGCAGATTGTGTTATAGTTAATAGTGTTCAAGGGTTGGAAGCTGAGGCAATTGGTTCTTTGAGGGCCATGTTCCACCTTCCAATTTATCCCATTGCCTTCCCTTACTTCAAACCCCAAGCAAGTCATTCAGTTTCCAACAGTGATTACAACTTTGACTACTTAAATTGGTTAGACTCTCAGCCAGCTATGTCAGTATTGTACATTTCTCTGGGTAGTTTCCTGTCTGTGTCTTGTGCCCAAATGAATGAGACTGTTTCTGCTTTAAAAACGAGTGGTGTTCGTTATTTGTGGGTGGTTCGTGGAGAAGTTTCCTGGCTAAAAGACAAATGTGGGGATAAGGGTTTAGTGGTGCCTTGGTGTGACCAATTGAAGGTTTTGTCGCATCCTTCTGTGGGTGGATTTTGGAGCCATTGTGGGTGGAATTCCACTCTTGAAGCTGTTTTTGCTGGTATTCCAATGCTGACATTCCCTCTATTCTTTGACCAAGTCCCAAATAGTAGGCAAATTTTGGAAGTGTGGAAGAATGGGTGGGAGTTAAAAAGATCAGAGTTAGGAAGTGAAGAATTGGTAACAGAGAAGGAAATATTGGAAGTGATTGGAGAGTTTATGGATGTTGAAAAGGGTAAAGAACTTCGAGAGAGGGTCCTAGAACTTAAGGGTATATGTGAGCAAGCAGTCGCTGAAGGTGGATCCTCCAATATGAACCTGAATGCCCTTATAAAAGATGTTTTGTGTATTCAAGGTGGTCATTCAGCTTCAGAGGAGTGCTAG